From Oncorhynchus tshawytscha isolate Ot180627B linkage group LG27, Otsh_v2.0, whole genome shotgun sequence, a single genomic window includes:
- the LOC112236133 gene encoding stAR-related lipid transfer protein 3, whose translation MPGGVDYGQFGGSLPAIASLNASYSTTVSLPSPHYLMVPPGEKKVISDVRRTFCLFVTFDLLFISLLWIIELNIQNSIWQSLELEVVKYSFQSSFFDIFLLALFRFLCLQLGYAALRLRHWWVIAITTLVTSSFLVVKVILSNLLSQNAFGYVLPITSFVVAWLETWFLDFKVLSIEAGDERAYLAAVNAASERAPMIYPRAVSEGQFYSPPESLAGSEEDLDEEGLGRRAVSPQEKALVRQGKEAMALVEQILAQEENWKFEKNNDVGDSVYTLEIPFHGKTFILKAFMQCPAELVYQEVILQPEKMAQWNKTVSGCQILQRVDDNTLVSYDISSGAAGGVVSARDFVNVRRVERKRDCYVSAGMATDHDAKPPHSRYVRGENGPGGFVVLKSSSNPSVCTFIWVLNTDLKGRLPRYLIHQSLAATMFEFMAHLRQRICDLRSTR comes from the exons ATGCCGGGCGGAGTGGACTATGGGCAGTTTGGGGGGAGCCTTCCTGCCATCGCCTCTCTGAATGCGTCCTACTCCACCACtgtatccctcccctccccccactaCCTGATGGTGCCCCCTGGGGAGAAGAAGGTCATCTCGGACGTCCGTCGCACATTTTGCCTCTTTGTCACCTTTGACCTCCTCTTCATCTCACTGCTGTGGATCATCGAGCTCAAT ATCCAGAACTCCATTTGGCAGAGCCTTGAGCTGGAGGTTGTCAAGTACAGCTTCCAGTCCTCCTTCTTTGACATCTTT CTCCTTGCCTTGTTTCGTTTCCTGTGTCTCCAGTTGGGCTATGCTGCTCTGCGTCTGAGGCACTGGTGGGTCATTGCG ATCACCACTCTAGTGACCAGCTCCTTCCTTGTAGTCAAAGTCATTCTCTCCAAT CTGCTATCCCAGAATGCCTTTGGCTACGTGTTGCCCATCACATCCTTTGTGGTGGCGTGGCTGGAGACGTGGTTCCTGGACTTCAAGGTGCTCTCCATAGAGGCTGGTGATGAGAGAG CCTACCTAGCAGCAGTGAACGCAGCGTCGGAGCGAGCTCCCATGATCTACCCTCGCGCTGTGTCTGAAGGACAGTTCTACTCTCCACCTGAATCCCTCGCAG GGTCTGAGGAGGACCTGGATGAGGAGGGGCTGGGTCGCAGGGCAGTCTCCCCCCAGGAGAAGGCGCTGGTGAGGCAGGGTAAAGAGGCCATGGCCTTGGTGGAACAGATCCTGGCCCAGGAGGAGAACTGGAAGTTTGAGAAGAACAAT GACGTGGGGGATTCTGTGTACACACTGGAGATCCCCTTCCATGGAAAGACCTTCATTCTCAAG GCCTTCATGCAGTGTCCTGCAGAGCTGGTGTACCAGGAGGTGATCTTACAGCCAGAGAAGATGGCCCAGTGGAACAAAACCGTTTCTGGTTGCCAG ATCCTCCAGAGGGTGGATGACAACACCCTGGTGTCGTACGATATCTCTTCCGGGGCAGCAGGGGGGGTAGTGTCTGCCAG GGACTTTGTGAATGTGAGGCGGGTGGAACGCAAACGAGACTGCTACGTCTCCGCTGGCATGGCAACCGACCACGACGCCAAGCCTCCGCACAGTCGCTATGTCAG aGGTGAGAATGGTCCAGGAGGGTTTGTGGTCCTGAAGTCCAGCAGTAACCCCTCGGTCTGTACCTTTATCTGGGTGCTCAACACAGACCTCAAG GGTCGACTGCCCCGCTACCTTATCCACCAGAGTCTGGCTGCCACCATGTTTGAGTTTATGGCCCATCTACGCCAGCGCATCTGTGACCTACGGTCCACTCGCTAG